The stretch of DNA TTAAggtgggatattgcgtcgtgtaattgtaaggaaatgtccaatgtcagtttgcaGGATTGCCATTAGTGTTGGCCGTTTACCTtagtggtctgcgatgcatgacgcgTGCGTGActtgcgcgaaaaaatgcgcagtagcgaAATTTTCATGCAAAAAGGTACCATGAGCGAATATAGGAGTGTTGTTCATTTCATCCACtgtttccgagttcatgtcggtctcctcttcaaaacgacTCTAACCGGGTTCGTGCTCGATTTTGTctgtaaaattccaggagtattcaaggagttttcaagaacaagaAATCAAGTTTTCAAGGTGTCTTTAtaagaagatttctatgccatacatagtgtttcagtgttttctttgctgaaaaagcctccCTTGATATTCCTTTCCACATCCTGCAAGTTGAGTGCACGCACAGACATcttaattttagcttttaatgtttccctaatattcaattttgggctcagtttttgaaatgtctcttttcacttagcatgatgcaatctcaacaattttcacccaagataaaattcaaggagttttcaagtaGTTTTCcgtaaaatcctttttttcaagggcttttcaagtgcccttgaagtccaaaattaaattccagggcttttcaaggacttcaaggagttgCACGAACCCTGTCTAAGTATGAAGTTTTCGTGGTAgtaattagttttactttaaatatgaatgaaaactaattttcataaaaacttcgcacttataATAGATTcactttgaaaaggaggcagacatagCGACCCTCGTCGTTTTTGTTTGATGCATTTTCTTTGACGTCCTTTCCTAAACGacttgaaatcaacaaattcaacGTTTCTTTGAAGGAGACAGACACACGACAATGATTTTCCTCTTTCAGTTTGTCCCTTAACTTCATTGCCGTTTAttataaatacataaataaatataaataccaactttattcatttaatacaatgaaagggaaggataccagaggttatccctatcgagggtatccgcccgcagCCGGATGTCATAGACTGAGAGtcaattttgatgagggaggaaaaccggagtacccggagaaaaaccctgggagtcagattgagatcgactgaaactcagcccacatacgacccgaggccagggttgaactcgggtcacagaggtgggaggcgcggttgataaccgctaaaccaccctgacaCCCTGGGTTCAGATCAATTACGATTTTAAGAATCCACACTATTATACTCACTGTAGCACTTTTCAAACAGTTTAGGTTCGTCTTCTTCAATTTGCTCCAATACCCCGTCCGGGACATTCAGAGCTCTGCCAACCATCTTCCATGAGGAACCAAGCTCATTCGCAATGAGAAGAACATCATCGGATAAAGGGATCCCAGTCTTGAATGAGAAATTTGGGTCCAAATCTGAAGAGTAAAATAAATGAACAACAGGTTGGGCAGATGAGTTAGCGCATTGCTGAGAACATTCATCTTTGCGACATGTGTCCCGGTTGCAGGGGTCAGCGTCACATGTGGCTTGAATTTGTTCGTTCTGTGTTCTAATCCTAGATGTTTTTTACCGGGTATTCCCGTTTTTTTCATCATGACAAAAGAATTGTTCATCTGATTTCATCCACAGTCACTCCTATTGGTAGAACACTGAGCAAGTAACATCATCCATTCTTACAAGGGAatctttacattttgtttcactACATACGAGTTTGCTTACAGAATTGAAGGCATCTTGTTATCTACAACTTAACTTCAAAGGTTAAACGAACTTGTTAACCTTAGTTAAATctccaccgcgcaccggtggctcagttggttgagcgccGGGCTGTCACGGGtccgaaccccggccggatcaacactcaggaccttaaaataactgaggagaaagtactgtctttgtaatttcattCGCAAAtagttaagactttcaagtcttctgggataaggactataaaccgtaggccccgtctcacacatatcttctatgttcataagttccctttGGGACGTTATATAACCTAcacactatttgagaagagtaggggatgaaatccccagtgttgtggctgtcctgttctctccagcagaagtgacCGGCTTGGTAGTGATgcctctaaaaaggcttatggtgtatgaggACACCAAAGCAGAAACAGTCATAAGTCAAAAAGGttctttgccgagtgctggaaaaTGTATCTCCAATTGTAGGCCTTTTagcttctcgtgctgaaagtatctctcacgagtgagcacgagtgagcgaagcgaacgagttagagatactttcagcacgagaagataaaattcgtatccccaagcggccgtgtaatgttctgtttattatacagatattgatgaaatgtctagatttaaaacaacttgttttattcattttcgaaatgatgaaaaagtggtcaccaaccagcatgttgtgtaacatgaaacaagatatgaaagttatgaaaatttgcgataaaaatgttaatgtagtagagaagaaatATATTGAACCACAAAAGTATCTTAtaatgaagacgaagctcgcgttttattggctaatcgtgttcttTACCATGatgacacctatattctcacatgtgaaagataaaaatgatatgttcactgcgcgcggtgaagatatgattttttagtaaaaggagaaatcttggtatttcatcagtCTCTATACAAAAAAGTTACTTATGCAATGCAATTTCAACATGCACCactttattctcggctgactTGTGCTAaggaggcaaaaaatgtaagcaTATTCCCGTGTTCATCCATGCCTTTCACCGTAACAACGCTTATAAATTCGGCGAACAAAGATCACTTTCGGGATCACTTGGCATTTTGGAATGCAAGTTTACCTCGCTTCGGTAAATACAGGAAACTTCTCGCTACCTTACAATATAATGGCCAAAGACACAAAAAATATATTGGACTTATGCTTGGCGTACCTACATGTACTGCCTCCGAAGACATGCCCATTTCCTGTTCCTCGGTCTGTAATAAAAAGGACATCCCTATCTTAAAGACTCGAAAATGGAGCCAGATTTATTGCCAGTACATTAAATGCTCTCGCttcatagagcgagtttcaatcgagtgtcataaaaccaaaaccaaagtaattactttggccaatcaaaaaggacggagacaatccgggaaaccaatcaaaattcgaagtaattacacgtagcaaacacaaagcgcgggaagatgtgcacgcgtgagccacgattagttttgctttcacttctgattggttgaaaaagtggcgcgagaactttgaaccaatcactgagtaatgcaaaaccaaagcaattcgctaattacttttgacactcaattgaaaaccgctctacttgTCCAGGAAGACTAATGTTAAAGCCGGTATCCTGTCCCATATATCAAAAGTGTTGCAACACAAATTGCACTCGTTATGCTCAGAAAATTCATCATTTATTGTTATTTGTCCCCGACTCTCGTTTCCGCTCATTCTTGAGGGCAAACAGGATAAGACAGATAGAAAAAAGAACTGGAACATTGATATTAAAGCAGACCGCGTGACAAAAATCCTCCTAAAGCTGAGTTAACCAGATGTAAAGTCGACCTACTTGACCAGCTAAGAAAAGTGTTGCGATAACATCACTTTCAACTTTGAACGTACTTTTAACGAGCTTTTTAGCTCACAAGGACAGACAGAGGTTAGAGGGAGGCTAGGCGTGACATGGTATACGATACGATTGATCGATCgatggattgattgattgattgactgactgactgactgactgactgactgactgactgactgattgactgactgactgactgactgactgactgactgactgactgactgattgactgactgactgactgactgactgactgactgactgattgactgactgactgactgactgactgactgactgaccgaTCAATCGATTGATTGGCTTAACGGGTCTCTAAGTTTCCAAATGACACTTACTTAGCCTTTGACCTTGAGAGATCGCATTTACCTGGGAATGTTGGAGTTCAAACCACTTCTCCAGTCCTGGAATCGTAACCGTTTCTCCCGAAAAATTGTTCAGACAAATCAGTTCTTCCCAAGGAGGTACTCGCAGAAGATGAAGGCAATCGTCTTGGCCACAACTCTGAGACCCAGGTAAGGAACCTACGTGACCACTTTGCAGGCAATGAGTACATGCCACACACAGCTCATACCGAAGATTACGTAGCCAGGAAAGGTCACGTGAGAGGCCATTTAACGTTTTCTCGATGAAAGTGCGAACTTCGATGGCCATTTTATTTGCAGAATTGCTCGCCGACGGTTTGCGTGAACACTGAATCCTCTTTAAAACGACTTTGATGAAcctttttctgcaaatcagttcaaaatggggatcatttgcggtacagtttggggatcgttTGCGGTTCTtagatcatttgcggtcctgggatcatttcaacctcgtccccagggtttCTGTTCATGAAGTCCCTGGGGACCAGgttgggatcatttgcggacccgcaCAGTTctgcttattaattttttgccaAAGGGTTTCAAAATTATGAGGCGAAACTTCCCTCCATTATTACATACTCATTTTGTGAAGTCACAGAGCAAGTGATATCACGTGGTACTGACAAGCACtgtcacaaatgtcacaaatggCATTCGTTTAACCCAGTCACATGAAAAACGTGATCAATCTATTGAAcaataaactttgtttaattcaTTAAAAATAGGAGTTTCTAAATTCCCTGCGGGGGTCCTTTGTAGTGGCTCAGCCACGCCCTTAATTAGCCTGAGAAGGAGTAATCTTTCTCAAAAAACGATATACAGTCAAGGGTAATCTTGCTCTTGAATATGGCACGCAGATATACTTCATCATATTAGCAGGTATGTGGAAACATTCAATCACCAGAGGAATGCTGGGCTTTGTCGCTAATTCCTTTATTAGTACAACCCTAAATAAAgcattacattttaataattCGCTATTGTAATGCACTAAGCGTGTTGAGGCAGCGACCTCGAAAATTGTCAGGTAGAAATCGAATTTTCTGCATTCGTAGCATAATCTTTGCATGGAAATCGCCAATATTCGACTGTCTGTCATCTTTGCATCATTGATGTTATTTCAGTCGGGAATTGATTGTTTGCACAGAAGTCCAGTCAAAATATCTTCAAGCTGCATTCTTCTTTCCGCAATGAAACTGAATTTATGATATGGGCTGAGAACATCTCAAGAGGTTATGAACCAATTTCTAACTTTCTTAAGTTAAAGCAGGCATTCATTGAAGCATGAACACAACTCAGTACCAAATACTCCTCACGGGCGTCATCTAGCAGTCTACGCAAAAACATATCTCAAACACGGCCGGGCGCTAGATACCAATTCAGTGAAATGCAAGCACGTAAGGGGACCAAACATCGATGAACGCTAATTCTCAGGACCTTGTTCGGCAATATTCGCCATGGAAATGAACATTTGACATTTCACCTCAATGCCGTGTTCTACCCAATTGGTATGATCTGTACTTAACTTGATAAAATAAGTTCTCATCATGAGTTAGACGTTAAGAACCCATTTCCAGATGCCAATTGGAATCATTTAGCTTCTGCTGCAACTGTTGTTTAATTGTACGGGCTCTGTACTAAAGTACGTCTACCAAATACCAGCTTATTGAAAACTACGATTATTATTCCGCCTCCACTGAACATGTTGTCTTTTGCATCGTGCTTCGGTGATATCTGCTGGGAAGCCAAGTCACACTCAATTCATTACCATAGATACCCTTTATTCCGTGGTTgcagtgttttcagtgtttttctttcctAGTAAGAGAATCATCATAACCAATGAACTTGTGCTACCGGAAAATGTAGCGGAAGGCATTGTCAAAATTTGTTAGCCATGAGAAAGTTGTAATCAAGGTTATGACACGCGCCGTTCAGAGCCTGAATAAGCTTGACAGCTGTATCCTATGGCCAACCAACAAGCTGGAAACAAACACTTAGCTCCACTAAAGGGTACCCCGTTTGGGACATTGGAAAGCATAAAGCAGGGCAAGGAAATCTCTCCATCAAAGTCTGCGGATCAATTGCTAATAACATCCCCTAGCCTCGctacaacaaaaaatattggaCAAAAGATTCCGGCGCTCGAAAAAAACACTGGATGTAACCTTCAATGTAAACcctatttaaaaaagaacaagaactgTACTTTTCTCGATTTTGAAAAGCCACAAGAGTTTctccatttattttgtttaccTCGTTCCTGTTACCCTGCTCTTCATAATTGTGATTCATCAGTGCAGGGCATGAAGAAATATTTCTGTCAAATATATCTGAACTGTGGATGTGAAATAATTCGATATTGAAATGGTCATGGCAGAGACTGAGGCATGTaacttaaaaatttaaaaacgaaGCCTGACAAAAGGAAACAACCAGGTTTGAACGAAACTTAAACCCACGGCCGATGAATATCTCTTGGGCTCTATGCCGCTATTCAAATTGAGCTATTGCGAGCGAACGTAAATTAAAGATCTTTGACTAAACCAACCCTTTCTTGTGGGACCTCaggacaaatatatatatatatttatgggttaaattttcgttttctttcaacTGGAAATAAGAGAAAAAACATGGGTGAGGTGAACGGGTAAGCAATAATTCAATTAATTGTAAGCCATCCTTTCGGACTCCTAAtgcatatttatttatatttagttTAATGACTTCGAACGTTCAATTTAACTTTTCATTCTCTTTGGTGTACTGTCTCGTTCACTGGTTGCAAAAGGAGCAACGCATGGTAGTAAAATATCGGTGCCAGCTGCTCACTTCGAAGATTTTTTCCGACTTTAACATATTAAGTTACttcttgtttcttcttgagTACAACATCTTCCGATTTCGTTGTATCATGTCACCCGTAAGAGCAAAGTTGTCGAACTAAAAGTGATTTTCTGTCATCTATTGTATCACTGCATGGAAAATACAATCGAAGGACTGATCTCGATTATAtacaatgaaatgacaaattctcCGCTTAACAAGCCGGTAGCAAAGTTAAGACATTTAACTACGTGTCTGGGAATGGATTCAGACTTGAAGATCAAGGAACAGACAAATGGGTGTTATATATGTAGAAATTCGTTGGGGTTTTTGGAAACCTCCTCAGATGACTGATATATTTATAGATAGAATCACTCATATCTGTTTTCGTTCCTGAAGAAATCGTTACCGTTAACACATAACCTTGGAATGAGAATTCACATTAAGTCATGAAAAGAATTCAAGCCGTGCAGCGTTGACTTCACTTCCCAACACCATCTTTGTTAACAAACTCCATGAACACAACATAACTTTCAGAGTTCCTCTTTCCAAATCTCCTTCTcgctttacatttctttttcccTATTGAGCGGTTTTAGATACCATCAATAAGTTATAGACGAATAAGGAAAAGCATTGCGTATAAAGTCACCATGAAACAAACTTTCAAGACAGATTCTACGTGCAAATTACGCACAAAGATTCTTGTAAGACCTAACTCCACACAGCAAAGAATTCCGTTTGgcaaatataaatttatttgcTATGCTTGAGAGAGATTTGTTTACTATGACATCAAGAAACAGTAATAGTTGATTCAAGTTTGCAACCCATCAACTTGTTTCCGGCTGTATGCTAAGATTAGGGAGCTAGAAAGAGATCCAATCTTAAATCAGAAGCATCTTATTGAGCCCCAAGACGTTCCTTtgaaaataatcattttataacgTTTTCGAGGTTCCCAGGTAGCAACTTGACTTTAGCTTAATTAGCAGGGCGAATGATTTTCGTGCAATTGCAAAGTAATCTTACGTTCTTCGCCTTGGTATGACACGACTATGTATTTCTGAACAACAGCTCTACTAAGTTcaatttttaagtttctttttcagtaaacCGGATGATATCCCGGGTATTAAATGTCTACGTTTTATATCTGGGAATCTATTGTAACAATTTATAAATTTTGTGTGAATTTCAACCATGTTAGAGACTTATTCACCGACCTATACTGTTTGAACAAGTTGCATATCTTGATTAAAAATGGCTACCATTGATATCTTATCTGAAACTCAAATAAATTCCGTCTATCCATAACCAAACAACTCAAAGCTGCGCATCTTAAAGCCAGATCAGCaactctttttaataacaataacaacatttTCTCATAGTAAATAAGTCTGACAAATGCGTCGTCTTCTCTGTCTACGCGAGTAGCTGATTAATGACTATGAATTATGAACAACTGAATAAGTCTATGAGATACAGTAAAATCCTTCCCTTCATCAGCCATTTGTTTGATTCACTGAATGTTCAGTGTTATGGCAGTTAAATccaaagacaaacaagaaatatttaattaagtaccGCTTTAATAGTGTTAATTGCAAAGGACTTATAAGGATACAAGAAGCAAGCTTCCTTATAGATTGTTCTAATTGTGATAAAACCTTCGAGAGAAATCTCACCCAAAAGCATGACCATTTGCATTTGTCTTGTGGTCAATTGTTCTGGTGCTTATACAGTATAGAGAATCGGCTAAGGAATCATACACAAAGTGTCTTCAACCCGGAATTATTTCGAGAAGTCACCAATTTGCTATCATAATTGGTTACTTGTAAAtctcatttaaaatatttttgattCGTATCCACACACGAATCATGCTCTCCATGCTTGGTTCGATGTAAATATCCCAACAGCGAAAGGAAGTATGGTGTTAGGAAGCAAATAATCGATACGCAGAATAAACTACACCTCTTCTATGTTAACACTAtgtttgcaattacatcttcgCTACTTTTAATAAAATCACTACATCAAAGTGTGCGGATCAGTGGCTAACAATCCCTAGACTCGCTGCAATAGAAAATATTCGACAAAAGATTCCGGCGCTCGAAATAAGCTCTGGATGTAATTCTTACTTAAAGCTATATTTCCCTATGACCATCTTTTAAAAAACTCTGACGAGAAGTGAGATTCCCCTTTGAATCCTGTCGCGTTCTTAAGTTTCTCGAGATCGCATATTCTTCGTGCGCAAAATTGCAGCTTGGAAACTGGTGTGTGAAATAGATTATCATTGAATAAGTGCTTCACAAATCGTCTAATAGGGACAATCCTCCGAAAACGTGATTGCCGACATTCCCATTGAAATTCGTTTTTGTTGTACCGGTGAGTGTGTTAACCCTCAATGTAAAcccaataaaaaagaacaacaactgcACTTTTCTCTATTTTGAAAGCTTACAAGAGTTTTTCCGCTAATTTCTTTACCTCCTTCCTGTTACTCTCCTCTTCAAAATTGTGATTCATCAGTGCATGGCATGAAGAAatatttctgccaaaaatctgaACTGCGGATGCGAAATGTTACGATATTAAAAGTCATTGCAGTGACCGAAGCATGTAAGTCTGACTAAACGAAGTCTcacaaaagaaaacaaccaggccccagttgttcaaacgattgATAGCGCCATTCACCGGATACaccactatccagcggataaactcTAGCAAAGCCaactgagttatccagtggatagtgacttatccagcggatagcgctatccatcgtttgaacaactggggcaagGTTTGAACGAAACTTGAACCCACGGCTGATGTCTATAACTTGGGCTCTATGCTATTCTAATTTACCTATTGCGAGCGGAAGTTTCAATTAAGGATCGTTGACTAAACCAACCCTTTCTTGTTGGACCTCAcgacaaatatatatatgtatatatttgtagctttgtttttatttttctttcaagtggaGATAAAAGACAAAACATGGGTGAGGTGAACGGGTAAGCAAGAATTCAATTAATTTTAAGCCATCCTTTCGGACTCCTAATGCATATTCACCATTTCATATTTTAGAGCCTTCGAACGTCCAATTCAACCGTTCATTCTCTTAAGTGTACTGTCTCGTTGACTGCTTGCAAAAAGAGTAATGAACAACGCATGGTAGTAAAATATCGGTGGCAATTGCTCGCTTCGAAGATTTTTTTCCACTTTGACATATTAAGTTACttcttgtttcttcttgagTACAACATCTTTCGACTTCTTTGTATCCTGTCACCCGTTAGAACAAAGTTGTCGAACTAAAAGTGATTTTCTGTCATCTATTGTAAAAGGACATAGAAAATACAGTCGAAGGACGGGTTTTGATTATATACAATGAAATGACAAACTCTCCGCTTAACAAGCCAGTAGCAAAGTTAAGACATTTAACTACGTATCTGGGAATGGATTCAGACTTGAAGATCAAGGAACAGACAAATGGGTGTTATATATGTAGAAATTCGTTGGGATTTTTTTGGAAACCTCCTCAGATTACTGATATTTACAGATAGAATCACTCATATCTGTTGTCGTTCCTTAAGTAACAGTTACCGTTAACACACAACCTTGGAATATAGATGAGAATTCACAGTGAGTCATGAAAAGAAATTCAATTCAAGCCGTGCAGCGTTAACTTCATTTCCCAAAAACATCTTTGTGTCCAAACTCCATGCACACAACATAACTTTCAGAGTTCTTCTTTCCCAATCATTCTCCTTCTcccttttcatttctttttatttaatgAGCGTTCTTAGATACCTTCTCTAAGTTATAGACGAATACGAAAATGCATTGCGTACGAGGTCTCCGTGGAAATTACGCACAAAGATTCCTGTAAGACCTAACTCCACAGAGCAAAGAATTCCGTTTGgcaaatataaatttatttgcTATGGTTGGGAGAGATTT from Montipora capricornis isolate CH-2021 chromosome 9, ASM3666992v2, whole genome shotgun sequence encodes:
- the LOC138015420 gene encoding uncharacterized protein, whose protein sequence is MAIEVRTFIEKTLNGLSRDLSWLRNLRYELCVACTHCLQSGHVGSLPGSQSCGQDDCLHLLRVPPWEELICLNNFSGETVTIPGLEKWFELQHSQTEEQEMGMSSEAVHVDLDPNFSFKTGIPLSDDVLLIANELGSSWKMVGRALNVPDGVLEQIEEDEPKLFEKCYSVLRTWKETFSSDATYQCLARALQHPLVKRPNLAVKYCGLHSCKNAMEAKDV